The Aspergillus flavus chromosome 2, complete sequence region TCGCATGTTCATTACGTTgatggagggaaaagaatcTTCGACGCTGGTCTTGGGGTTTCCAAGGCTGGACTTTCTTGTATATTAACTTCCGATAAATGGTATAATGTGATATCAGTCTTCTATACACTGCAGTCTACCAAAGGCGATTCTCAGATGTTCCCCTCCAGAGTCCACTAAAGACATCACTGAAAATGAGGAAGGCCAGGAACAAGAAGGAATTAGATGCATAAGACCAGCTTATCTCTGGTTATCGGCGGGTAAGTCATTCCTTCTAACCCTAGATTATTCCGAGATAAGAAGCCAGAAACAACAAGACTAGTACCCCCAAAGAATCAATTACTCATTATCAGACAGTACAGCCAGCATTCATTCCAGTCCCTCCAATCCAAAAGGACCGACCGAACTCTAACCCCAAACCCTGTCTCCAACCACCCAAAACCTGCATATAAGAACCCGCTTCCCCGCAGCCAACTCACAGTGCTCCATATCACATCCAACACACCAACATCAAGAAAATAGAAGCAATCCAACTTCGAAATGGCCGAGCCCAAACCCAATTCCCAACAAAGGAAACCACTTTTCAAACCAACCCTAATAATCCATGGTGGCGCAGGCGCCCTCAAAAGATCCACCCTCCCCCCATCCCTCTACAATCAATACCAAACCTCCCTGCTCACCTACCTCCGCTCCACGCACTCTCTCCTTAAGTCCGGCTCCACAGCCCTCGATGCCGCAGTCCACGCCGTAATACTCCTCGAAGACGATGAGCTCTTCAATTGCGGTCGCGGAAGCGTCTTCACCACCGCCGGAACCATTGAAATGGAAGCCTCTCTCATGGTGACGTCCCTCGTCTCCGATGATTCTTCCCCCGATTACCCAGGGTCGATCAAGAGGGGCGCAGGCGTCATGGGGTTGAAGAACGTTCGGCACCCGATTCTGGCCGCTAAGGAGTCACTCCTACGGACCGGAAATGGCAGTCAGGACGGGGGCAGCATGCATTCGCAGCTTGTGGCGCCGTatgtggaggagaaggctaGGGAATGGGGACTGGAGTTCATGGATGATGAGTGGTTCTGGACGCAACGACGGTGGGACGAGCATCTACGGGGTTTGCAGGGGGAGCCTGAGCCGGTCAGTTTCAGTCAGGGGACGGTTGGGTGTGTTTGTCTTGATATGTGGGGTGGGGTGGCTGTTGCGACTAGTACTGGGGGGTTGACGAACAAGTGGCCTGGGCGGATTGGGGATACGCCGACTTTGGGGGGTGGGTTTTGGGCGGAGGAGTGGGAGGTTCAGTGTGATACTGTAGATGATGGTGAGGGGGCTGATGGGGGAGGGTTGTTGGATGGGATGTTGGGGGATTGTTTGTCGTTCTTTAATAGCAGGGGAAGAAGTGGGGACTATGTGTCTCTACCTATGGAGGTTCCCCTGGAGAGGGGActaaaggagaagatggtgatgTGTTCTAGTCCGGAGAATAGAGTCAAGAGACGGGCTGTTGCTGTTTCGGGTACCGGGAATGGGGATTCTTTTCTGAGGGTTGCGGCGGCAAGGACGGCTTGTGCTATGGTTCGTTTTTCGGAGCGGATGCCCACGCTGGCTGATGCTGTTACCGCGGTTGCTGGGCCGGGTGGTGAGTTGCAGCGTTCGGCTGGGAGGCGTTGGGGGCTTACCGGGGAGGGTGGAGGGGGTATTATTGGGATTGAGGCGGAGGTGGAAGTGGATGAAGATACGGGAGTGCCTGTATCTGGGATGGAGCTGGGACGGGGTAAGGTGGTCTTTGATTTCAATTGCGGAGGGATGTGGAGGGCgtgggtggaggaagatggcgatgggAACGATATGGAGAATGTGATGGTCTTTAGAGAGCCATACTAAGTAGAACTTTGTAGACCAGACTTTTATTTGTAGATTTGTGGTGCTATTCTGTATCATTCTTGTTCATGTTTGATGACAGGGCCCGTAGCCCGATAGAGTCAACTTCAAGGCAGAAAGACGAGAAATACCGGAAAGTAATACCATGATAGAAACAAATGCTTTAACCGCCAAAGGAACACCAACCACTTTCATCGTGAGTTGCCACAGCTAGATCCCTGATTCATAGATATCCAAGACAGTAAGGAGATCGACATTAATATACATAAAGATGAATTCAACCGTGAAATTTCTTCACCACCCTTCTATATTAGTAAACTTAGCAAGCACCCCATCTTTAGGGCAGACGGTCGCTTGTTGTCGGATTTCGAGTGGAGCATTGGGATTTTTCAGCTCCATATGGTACTTGCCCACGACGACCGCTACCATGCAAGCGAGCTCTGCTTTAGCGAATCCCTGGCCGATGCAGCTCCGTGGTCCGTGTAGGAACGTAAGGTTAGCATAATTGCTGTCAGCACCACCGTTATTGGCCCGACCAGGGCCTAGCCAACGTTCTGGGTTGAACTTGTCGGCGTCCGGGCCCCAAAGTTCTTTGCTCTTACCGATAATTTCGGGGGCAATCAGAAATAACGTGCCTTTCGGAATGGGCTCGCCAATGATCGTTGTGTCTCGACTAGCACAGCGGATAGTGGCAGGCACAGACGGGTGATAGCGAAGGACTTCATTACAGACCGCGTTGAGATATGGGAGATTATCGATATCGGTAGCAGCAGGCGGCTGGGGGTTCTCCGTCGAGATAGGAGGGAGGTTTGCACGGATCTCTTCACGGAGTCGGGTCTGTACATCGGGGTGCTTGCATAAGACGTACACACACCACTGTAAGGCAGTTGACGTGGTTTCATGTCCGGCCCCCAAGAAGGTCATCATTTGGTCTACCAACTCCTCCTCGGTGAAATTCCCGCTCCGCAGGGCAACCGAgacaatatcaatatcttctgcGGTGGAAGATCCACTTTCCCATTTTGCTCTCTTCTGCCGGATCATTTGTCGTGCCACATCTCGGATGGTTTCAGAACTTCGCTCAATACTCCTGTTCCTCTCGAGTGGCAGGTCATGAACAACGGCAGGGTCGCCCAGGAGCAGCGTCAGGAGGAAGATAATCTTCATGTACAATGGGGGTTCGCTCATAAGGTTCTGATACGTTCTCACGAGTTTGTTGTTAGGGTCACGAAGAGATTGAAAGTCATGGTCCATTCCGGCAACGCCAACGATATCGAGCGCCGCCCTACTGGCGTATGCTCCCATCCGGAGGACATTGTCCGTTGGATCAGCCTTTTTCCGCAGGTCCTCGTCCATTACCCTCACCATCTCGATACTCTTTGACCAGAAAATCGGATACATCTCTTTGACATGGCGATAAGCGAATGCCGGAAGGAGgttcttttttgatttctaTTGCAAGTTAGCCATAACAGGAGAGATAGTAAGTGTTAGTCTGTGACCGGACCTTATGATCGTCCCCTTCCACGAGGAGCAAGCCATGTTCCCCGGCTAAACGCTTGAGGCTTGCTCTAATGAATTCGGGTTTCGGGAAGTCGTACGACTTGGTGACCAGAATCTCTTTCAAAGCTCGTGGACCCACTGGTAAGATGCGCTCTAGGTTGATAGAGACATAATAGCGGATCAATCCGTCATTTGGCACATTTTCCAGCCATTTACGCATATGCTCATAAGGCGCCTCCAGAAAGACTGTGTCGGAGTTGCCTGTGATCCACGATCGTCCCTACACCACCGTTCATTAGTATTCTCACAGCCACCAGTATTGGTGATCGAAATAGAAGACTTACGGGAGGCGATGGAATTTTCTTGATCGGCGTGAAAAAGTCTGGATACAGCACCCAATTATAGAAAACCTTGAGCAGGGAGACCAGGATTGATAGAAGGATGAAATTGCCGAAGGTTGATTTGGCGATCGCATACCCAGCGATCACGATATAGACCGTCGCCCAGGGAAGTCCCATCATCGTGAGCAGAGGCTGCGGTCACTCTGGAGCCTGAATTAGATTAAAGAGGGATTTTGATTGTCGTAGAGAAAGGTCACGGGGCGACTTCATGGGGCTTTAAATAGTCCGGGATAGAACAATGGGTTACAACCGATGGGGAAGGGTTCAGTCATCCATTGAAACCGATATTCACGATGTCTTTGTTGCTGACAGACGATCTGCAGCCCGACCACTGGTCAGTGCGGTTGGCTGGAAGTTACCTAGGTACACGACAATGAAAGCCGTCTCCACCGCCGCGTCGAACTAAATCAATCGGGTTTCAAAGCGACACGATGCGATGCGGATCTTTTTAAGGGAACCTCTCGGCGCTCGTGCTCTTTTATATCCTTGAGGCTTGGAGAACGAGATCCATCGCGGCTCCTTCAAGCAACCGTAACTCAAATTTGAGGTTACCCTCCGAGGTATTTATGATTTGTCGACGTGACCTTTCGGTTGGTTGTGACCTGGACGATGGAACTTGGGGAACTAAATCTAAAGCGAGCACCGCCATTGGTTCCTCAGGAACAGATCATTTTATTCAAGTGGTACAATAGGCCAATAGGATCCTCCCTCATCGGATCCACCTACATGGAAAGGCCGCAAGGCTCAAAATTAGttcaagaatatataatGGGCCTCAATGCTCGCTATGTTTCACTGCTGTTGCACATGGCTGGTGGCGATTGTGAGATTCTTACAGAATTCGAAACAACACCCGATAATCGGAAGCTGCGGGATCTCGAGTTTCACTAAGATCGAATAGTTTTTCCTGTTACACTCCTCATGTCGATCCAGTCAACTTTCAGGGTGAATACGTGGCAGCTGTCTACGAGTCAGATATGAGCAGCGGGCTCCAGAATGAAAGAATTACCGAATGAACAGATGTCCACCGAAATCACTATCAGGTCCTTGCCTCCTAGCTCTCCTGCAACTACTCATATATAGTCTCAGTCTTTGCTTGGAAAGTTTCCTGTATAATCTGGCACTCCTCGATATGTTGATACCGCTCACGGAGGACAAACCAAATATCCTTTCGCGTTACCTAATCTgaatattttttcatttattttagtttattttccTCCCCCCTCCTTTGCGTTCTCATTGTTCAACATGAGCTTCGGATACCGCAATCCGCCAAGCATTGAACAATAGGTTAAATGTCCAATGACCATTTAGGGTCTTTCTATTGTACAGATCATGTCGCCCTAGCGAGAGCCACCCTTTCAGAAACCATGTCACCTTTTTAATATTCCATGTTGAACGTCCTATGGCTTAGCTGGATCTCACCCTGATCTAAGACACTCGACGGAAAGCACCACTTTAAGTATGCGTGCATACATGAATGAAATGCCATGATCAGTTATCGATCATTTGGACAGGTGATACTACGATCGAAACTCTATGCAGCCAGGGATGTCGCTAGTCCCACCAGGAGCGGGATTCTTCCAAATCACTTCTCCGCGTAAATAAATTCTGGGTTTAGAGGAGAGTCCAGAATGGTCTAGTGAACAGAAGATTTCCTTCCCTTTAACTGAACCACGGGGAATGTCTACGTTCAACAAAGAGACCATCGCTAAGACTCGCGATGTCGGTTATGGCGTCTTGGCGATGGCATGACCCGTCGATCTTCCCAGCAATTGCCGTTCTATATACTGGcggtttattttataacttgGAATATTATTAGACCTTTTCCATTCTATGCCGAGGTGATGAGTTGTATAATCAATATACTCGGTGATCAGGATCGGTCGATAATCTGCTGCATCCGAGGACTCTGCCAGGTGACATCATTATTTCATCGCAACTCATTGGACGCATTATTAATGCATAGACCCAAATAGACTTTATTAACTCGAAAGGTATTCGATCGAGAGTAAGGACATGATGCCATCTCGACTGCTTTTCCATCCTCGATCGCAGCAGTACCCTCGTCCAT contains the following coding sequences:
- a CDS encoding putative asparaginase — protein: MAEPKPNSQQRKPLFKPTLIIHGGAGALKRSTLPPSLYNQYQTSLLTYLRSTHSLLKSGSTALDAAVHAVILLEDDELFNCGRGSVFTTAGTIEMEASLMVTSLVSDDSSPDYPGSIKRGAGVMGLKNVRHPILAAKESLLRTGNGSQDGGSMHSQLVAPYVEEKAREWGLEFMDDEWFWTQRRWDEHLRGLQGEPEPVSFSQGTVGCVCLDMWGGVAVATSTGGLTNKWPGRIGDTPTLGGGFWAEEWEVQCDTVDDGEGADGGGLLDGMLGDCLSFFNSRGRSGDYVSLPMEVPLERGLKEKMVMCSSPENRVKRRAVAVSGTGNGDSFLRVAAARTACAMVRFSERMPTLADAVTAVAGPGGELQRSAGRRWGLTGEGGGGIIGIEAEVEVDEDTGVPVSGMELGRGKVVFDFNCGGMWRAWVEEDGDGNDMENVMVFREPY
- a CDS encoding cytochrome protein (cytochrome P450 monooxygenase), translating into MMGLPWATVYIVIAGYAIAKSTFGNFILLSILVSLLKVFYNWVLYPDFFTPIKKIPSPPVSLLFRSPILVAGRSWITGNSDTVFLEAPYEHMRKWLENVPNDGLIRYYVSINLERILPVGPRALKEILVTKSYDFPKPEFIRASLKRLAGEHGLLLVEGDDHKKSKKNLLPAFAYRHVKEMYPIFWSKSIEMVRVMDEDLRKKADPTDNVLRMGAYASRAALDIVGVAGMDHDFQSLRDPNNKLVRTYQNLMSEPPLYMKIIFLLTLLLGDPAVVHDLPLERNRSIERSSETIRDVARQMIRQKRAKWESGSSTAEDIDIVSVALRSGNFTEEELVDQMMTFLGAGHETTSTALQWCVYVLCKHPDVQTRLREEIRANLPPISTENPQPPAATDIDNLPYLNAVCNEVLRYHPSVPATIRCASRDTTIIGEPIPKGTLFLIAPEIIGKSKELWGPDADKFNPERWLGPGRANNGGADSNYANLTFLHGPRSCIGQGFAKAELACMVAVVVGKYHMELKNPNAPLEIRQQATVCPKDGVLAKFTNIEGW